The following are from one region of the Brienomyrus brachyistius isolate T26 chromosome 13, BBRACH_0.4, whole genome shotgun sequence genome:
- the cd82b gene encoding CD82 molecule b: MGKGCIAVTKYILFFFNLLFFLFGLLILGFGLWVLLDKQSFIAVLQESSASLKVASYILIGVGSLCVLMGFLGCVGAIYEIRCLLGLYFTCLLLILIAQVTAGVLIYFQRDLLKNELSGIVNKIIVEYSGQNKTTELAWDYIQRTVKCCGWTGPSNWTENSVIRNSTLILYPCSCHNTSLGDQRTESGFCGSMSRDWPVYQKGCIYSVENWLLSNIGVILGICAGVAFIELLGMILSLCLCKSVHQEDYTKVPKY; encoded by the exons ATGGGGAAGGGCTGCATTGCAGTGACCAAATACATCCTGTTCTTCTTCAACCTTCTCTTCTTC CTCTTCGGTTTGCTAATCCTGGGATTCGGCCTCTGGGTTCTCCTGGACAAGCAGAGCTTCATCGCCGTCCTGC AGGAGTCTTCTGCCAGTCTCAAGGTGGCCTCCTACATCTTGATCGGCGTTGGCTCCCTCTGCGTTCTAATGGGCTTCCTCGGATGCGTGGGAGCCATCTACGAGATCCGCTGCCTGCTGGGACTG TACTTTACCTGCCTGCTGCTGATTCTCATTGCCCAAGTGACAGCTGGTGTGCTCATCTACTTCCAGCGGGACCTG CTGAAGAACGAGTTGTCCGGCATCGTCAACAAGATTATTGTGGAGTACTCGGGGCAGAACAAGACCACGGAACTGGCCTGGGACTACATCCAGAGGACG GTCAAATGCTGTGGCTGGACTGGACCTAGTAACTGGACTGAGAACTCTGTGATCAGGAACTCTACACTGATTCTTTACCCATGTTCCTGTCACAACACCTCCCTGGGTGACCAAAGGACAGAGAGTGGGTTTTGTGGTAGCATGAGCAGAGACTGGCCCGTCTATCAAAAG GGCTGCATCTACAGTGTGGAGAACTGGCTGCTCAGTAACATTGGAGTTATTTTGGGAATCTGTGCAGGAGTAGCTTTCATTGAG CTGCTGGGGATGATCCTGTCTTTGTGCCTATGCAAGAGTGTCCACCAGGAAGATTACACTAAAGTGCCGAAGTACTGA